A stretch of the Argentina anserina chromosome 6, drPotAnse1.1, whole genome shotgun sequence genome encodes the following:
- the LOC126798611 gene encoding uncharacterized protein LOC126798611 — translation MTQLEQSDPTPNSHSHSQFETTLTLEPPPPPSDMNPTQDPFPVRSPRSRTAITFSRKKRKKTSRNTKAAEKKLDTLRQTLNPIPFVPAKTLDFAAHQDLLRRLGLWDFVNIKFDRTVRADLLAKLIANYNPQLRCSYVDDKRVNLNRTDLGRALTLPVMQKTKKSVAADAGEEEQPPEKVEAVVFVEDLVSSWMLLHEDMWMMPTEVLNYMTAIRGGQFGKVDWAGLVWYMVSEEIARSPKLENCYYASHLQHLMKSQREELFSVRQEEKVEIDLKDDDEEEEEEEDGGSGGDVKMEDVRGGRLEEMDVKLCLGNDNVAGVEQEIVESGNVGGEAAENVDAGEEKGEEVEAAEGENVEKVEADEEEYAEIAEAAEGENVEKVEADEEEYAEKAEAAEEGNVGKVEGEAENVEKGDAEEENLEKVSCEAERVEVVDEDEDEDVMDFEGSKEGEPAEWELAGKGSLGEPCLQRCNLGGVKDFGCGDERNKDMEVGEGVGEEDQEEDELEDQEEEEDDDQEGGFHLLPKGFSLEGFPSGNLTQGMDGMPMRDHFGLEFPSPRDLMLPGSSSVYGNGPKREINHENDDSHQGLNGNKRLRTDGSWDGKVPGDFEASMDQIQQWMGRMGDMQQWMGKARMLYAEKENECQQASVNQQFFMQELQKRDELIEQLHKARFEDQQKLQTEKFRFEHEIHLMNNLLDGYRKALKATQNAFAEYRARSPQAVEPLYRDVPGSGGLMLSTTELEKLRMKQEEEERMTRVEIETMIQEFDGRWSRHYETHYKQIELTSGRLLDAEKEVKFLKEGLLKKRVPETQESTPNECDQSES, via the coding sequence ATGACCCAACTCGAACAAAGCGACCCAACTCCAAATTCCCATTCCCATTCCCAATTCGAAACCACTCTCACCCTCGAACCCCCTCCTCCACCTTCCGACATGAACCCGACCCAAGACCCGTTTCCGGTCCGATCTCCCCGCAGCCGCACCGCCATAACCTTCTCCCGCAAGAAGCGCAAGAAGACCAGCCGTAACACCAAGGCCGCCGAGAAGAAGCTCGACACTCTCCGCCAAACCCTAAACCCGATCCCCTTCGTCCCCGCCAAAACCCTAGACTTCGCCGCCCACCAGGACCTCCTCCGCCGCCTCGGCCTCTGGGACTTCGTAAACATCAAGTTCGACCGCACCGTCAGGGCCGATCTCCTCGCGAAGCTCATCGCCAACTACAACCCCCAGCTCCGGTGTAGCTACGTTGACGACAAGAGAGTCAACCTCAACCGGACCGATCTGGGACGCGCGTTGACGCTTCCGGTGATgcagaagacgaagaagagcGTTGCCGCGGACGCCGGCGAGGAGGAGCAGCCGCCGGAGAAGGTGGAGGCGGTGGTGTTTGTGGAGGATTTGGTGTCGAGCTGGATGCTGTTGCATGAGGATATGTGGATGATGCCGACGGAGGTGTTGAATTACATGACGGCGATAAGGGGAGGGCAGTTTGGGAAGGTCGATTGGGCGGGTTTGGTGTGGTATATGGTCAGTGAGGAGATTGCGAGGTCGCCGAAGCTGGAGAATTGCTACTATGCTTCGCATTTGCAGCATTTGATGAAGTCGCAGCGGGAGGAGTTGTTTTCGGTGAGGCAGGAGGAGAAGGTGGAGATTGATTTgaaggatgatgatgaggaagaggaggaggaggaggatggcGGCAGCGGTGGGGATGTGAAGATGGAGGATGTTCGGGGAGGTAGATTGGAGGAGATGGATGTTAAGTTGTGTCTCGGGAACGATAATGTGGCTGGTGTTGAGCAAGAGATTGTGGAGAGTGGTAATGTTGGCGGAGAAGCTGCTGAGAATGTTGATGCTGGGGAAGAGAAGGGTGAGGAAGTTGAGGCTGCTGAGGGAGAGAATGTGGAGAAAGTGGAGGCTGATGAGGAAGAATATGCGGAGATAGCTGAGGCTGCTGAGGGAGAGAATGTGGAGAAAGTTGAGGCTGATGAGGAAGAATATGCGGAGAAAGCTGAGGCTGCTGAGGAAGGAAATGTTGGGAAAGTTGAGGGGGAAGCAGAAAATGTGGAGAAAGGTGATGCTGAGGAAGAAAATTTAGAGAAAGTTAGTTGTGAAGCAGAGCGGGTTGAGGTTGtggatgaggatgaggatgaggatgtGATGGATTTTGAAGGATCTAAGGAGGGAGAGCCTGCTGAGTGGGAATTGGCCGGGAAGGGAAGTCTAGGAGAGCCTTGTTTGCAGCGGTGTAATCTTGGTGGGGTTAAGGATTTTGGTTGTGGGGATGAGAGGAATAAAGATATGGAGGTGGGAGAAGGAGTAGGTGAAGAAGACCAAGAGGAAGATGAACTAGAAGAccaagaggaagaggaggatgaTGATCAGGAGGGTGGTTTCCACCTTTTGCCTAAAGGTTTTTCGTTAGAGGGGTTTCCTTCAGGAAATCTTACTCAGGGTATGGATGGTATGCCAATGCGTGATCATTTTGGGTTAGAATTTCCTTCTCCAAGGGACCTAATGCTTCCTGGAAGCTCTTCAGTTTATGGTAATGGTCCCAAGAGAGAGATTAACCATGAGAATGATGATTCTCATCAGGGTCTCAATGGTAATAAGAGGTTGAGGACTGATGGATCTTGGGATGGTAAGGTGCCTGGTGACTTTGAGGCTAGTATGGATCAAATACAGCAGTGGATGGGGAGGATGGGGGATATGCAGCAATGGATGGGAAAAGCTAGGATGCTTTATgcggaaaaagaaaatgagtgCCAACAAGCTTCAGTGAACCAGCAGTTCTTTATGCAAGAGTTACAGAAAAGGGATGAATTGATTGAGCAGTTGCATAAGGCCAGGTTTGAAGACCAGCAAAAGCTTCAAACAGAGAAGTTTAGGTTTGAGCATGAGATACACTTGATGAATAATCTCTTGGACGGCTATAGGAAGGCTTTAAAGGCAACACAAAATGCATTTGCTGAATATAGAGCACGTTCTCCACAGGCTGTTGAGCCACTCTACAGGGATGTTCCGGGATCTGGGGGCCTTATGTTAAGCACCACAGAACTGGAAAAGCTGCGCATGAagcaagaggaagaagagagaatgACTAGAGTGGAGATTGAAACGATGATACAGGAGTTTGATGGTAGGTGGAGTCGCCACTATGAAACACATTACAAGCAAATTGAATTAACTAGTGGAAGGTTGCTGGATGCCGAGAAGGAAGTGAAATTTCTCAAGGAAGGGCTTTTGAAAAAGAGGGTTCCAGAAACACAAGAATCTACTCCAAATGAATGTGATCAAAGTGAATCATGA
- the LOC126799864 gene encoding PLASMODESMATA CALLOSE-BINDING PROTEIN 5-like, which yields MFPFSSLRPLKASAASFSVSLHRPPFPTKMHTPFILSLLIFSLASLSTAQNSVVTTELWCVAKNNAEDAALQSALDWACGAGGANCSPTQQGGPCYDAADIQNTASYAFNDYFLKNGMTDDSCNFDNTAAVTSLNPSFGNCKMPSSLSGSSRSSSSSSASYGLGPSQDLNGSNKVSHKLVLLPLFTSLLLIASHNTLVISLP from the exons ATGTTccccttctcttctcttcgcCCTCTAAAAGCCTCAGCAGCCAGTTTCAGCGTTTCACTTCATCGTCCTCCTTTTCCCACCAAAATGCACACACCCTTCATTCTCTCCCTCCTCATCTTCTCTCTCGCCTCCCTCTCCACAGCCCAAAACAGCGTCGTAACGACGGAGCTGTGGTGCGTGGCCAAGAACAACGCCGAGGACGCTGCTCTCCAGTCCGCCCTCGACTGGGCCTGCGGGGCCGGCGGCGCCAACTGCAGCCCTACCCAGCAGGGTGGGCCGTGCTACGACGCTGCCGACATCCAGAACACCGCCTCCTATGCCTTCAACGACTACTTCCTCAAGAACGGCATGACCGACGACAGCTGCAACTTCGATAACACTGCCGCTGTTACCTCTTTGAATCCCA GTTTTGGTAATTGCAAGATGCCATCCAG CTTGTCAGGGAGCAGTAGAAGTTCGAGTTCATCATCAGCATCATATGGGTTGGGGCCTAGTCAAGATCTGAATGGGAGCAACAAAGTTTCTCACAAATTGGTTTTGCTGCCCTTATTTACCAGTCTTCTGCTCATTGCCTCCCATAAtacattggtaatctctttACCTTGA